The Bombus vancouverensis nearcticus chromosome 12, iyBomVanc1_principal, whole genome shotgun sequence genome contains a region encoding:
- the LOC117165019 gene encoding myosin-IIIb isoform X4, which produces MGDIIEMTGGGTNMAYHGLSQHVNFDVIPDPGDRFVLEELIGEGTYGEVYSAYCNESGNKVAIKILENVADNIEEIEEEYLVLRDLSHHPNIPLFRGLFLKRAKPAQEEDQLWFVMELCTGGSVTDLVQGLKRKGRRLTDDQIGYILAETVEALIYLHSNHCMHRDVKGHNILLTEDAHVKLVDFGVSSHLVATLARKNTSVGTPYWMAPEVIACEQQLDSSYDSRCDVWSVGITAIELAEGDPPLSELHPMRALFQIPRNPPPSLKNPDIHSPELVDFITECLVKDLEHRPFASELKEHPLLMNIESKAEKIRNEIQEEIRRQRAEGKVHRQPEVTTKHGKLKTDRKARPEKMYMDDLAALDMLSEDAIVDQLQHRYEQTQIYTYIGDILVAVNPFTNLGLYTGIEQKRYKGQARSDNPPHIFAVADAAYQALLHQRQNQAIVISGESGAGKTESANLLLKQLVYLSKAPNRNLEERILQINPIMEAFGNATTGINANSSRFGKYLDLTMTKGGKVTGARIYVYLLEQSRVVAQAEGERNFHIFYYMYDGLEADNRLSEFYLDSNLRKHHRYLTDQSQTSQTHIDKFQQLKVGFKLLGFQDSEVDIVYRILAAILHLGDIEFGEVASEDNTDNKSRVIDTTPLHRVSQLLGVEENDLLEALTSNSVMTRGETITRNNTVAEACAARDAMAKGLYGRLFDWMVNQINCLLCFNRSPNYEPLAIGLLDIFGFENFPRNSFEQLCINIANEQIQYYFNQHIFTWEQQEYMAEGIPVDLVEFSDNRPVLDMLLSKPMGLLALLDEESRFPRATNKSLIEKFHNNIKSKFYVRPKSDAVCFAVHHFAGRVVYQADGFLEKNRNFLPPEVIQLIRQSQYDMVRFLFQCPITKTGNLYSAVHETDSKKLSQSNQNTKERYSSRGLASQSRAQQTVATYFRYSLMDLLQKMVSGSPQFVRCIKPNDSKSPRFFDKEKVVKQLRYTGVLETIRIRQNGFSHRISFNEFLKRYCFLAFGYDERVVANRDNCRLFLIRLKMDGWALGRTKVFLKYYHVEFLSKMYEEQLKKIIMVQSCVRRWLARIRFKKQKWQFAVSVVTLQRHIRGWLSRKHFLEEMRKKQEEEEATVLQKMQEEQKEKVEIEKQTEEDEEDGTTKEELKEDDAAAIIQSHFRGYTIRKRFGPELEERFKKILNNYDDKFEAHKALLREGLKNEEAAFIVQRWYKKEKVKKRKPPTKDPIHHKLRQADLIQFSQNVHMKNQEVHKNLRHNKPGVRLNEIEEPPPDYVRPEGFNMVQPIMQYRSGNQVDGEETIKYYRDLKDEMSRSRIGQILEVNTERRERLEAQGDFAIASEQQLSDIWHKALRNPSEDQQQENSGRVGTRTNHAASKDLRFPERYSRCKQPTVDSSNINHSNGLRFKYIDRYNGLNDRQQSISGQQQRIVNGHHAANAHQNLFKGGHNFTNGRSAFVNGHVPLNNYHGPASGHETTINSHSNSVNEHSSANNLVKVNGHPLYSNGYRNIISGYENGLFINKMVVGDDLIKPSKLNNGLKNNINGRVKEIQPTKENDNLRKHRSPGVDSKKGIDRLVNCQNAINGRLAARKDLGKDTFGIPADLRQILKPTIVVQKQREIFKVDYDPEDINGPYNFRQLLRPAEYLPTESLRKRKGGSLACNGVSVSKDKVTEKHVKRRAPLAPNQNKLVNAKK; this is translated from the exons ATGGGTGATATAATTG AAATGACCGGTGGTGGGACCAATATGGCGTACCACGGTCTGAGTCAGCACGTAAATTTTGACGTGATACCAGATCCTGGAGATCGCTTCGTCTTGGAAGAATTAATCGGAGAAGGAACCTATGGAGAGGTTTACAGTGCGTATTGCAACGAATCTGGCAATAAAGTTGCAATTAAAATTTTGGAGAACGTCGCCGACAATATCGAGGAAATCGAAGAAGAGTATCTGGTGCTGAGAGACTTAAGCCACCATCCTAATATTCCtctctttcgtggtttgttctTGAAAAGAGCTAAACCTGCTCAAGAAGAGGATCAATTATGGTTTGTCATGGAG TTGTGCACCGGAGGGTCGGTGACCGATCTCGTTCAAGGcctgaaaagaaaaggaaggcgCCTAACGGACGACCAAATAGGTTATATCCTCGCAGAAACGGTGGAGGCACTAATTTATTTACATAGCAATCATTGCATGCACCGTGACGTTAAGGGACACAATATTTTGCTTACCGAAGATGCACACGTCAAACTGGTTGATTTTGGCGTGTCTTCGCATCTCGTTGCTACCCTCGCCAGAAAAAATACCTCGGTTGGCACACCGTACTGGATGGCACCTGAG GTGATAGCTTGCGAACAACAACTTGATTCTTCTTACGATTCTCGATGCGACGTTTGGTCAGTTGGAATCACGGCAATCGAACTAGCAGAGGGCGATCCACCCCTATCTGAACTGCACCCTATGAGGGCACTCTTTCAAATCCCCAGAAATCCACCACCGTCCCTCAAGAATCCAGATATCCATTCTCCAGAGTTGGTCGACTTCATCACGGAATGTTTGGTGAAAGATCTCGAGCACAGGCCCTTTGCAAGCGAACTAAAAGAGCATCCTTTATTGATGAATATCGAGTCGAAAGCGGAAAAGATTAGAAACGAAATACAAGAGGAGATCCGACGTCAAAGAGCTGAAGGTAAAGTTCATAGACAGCCCGAAGTAACGACCAAACACGGCAAATTGAAGACCGATCGGAAAGCTAGACCAGAAAAGATGTATATGGACGACCTGGCTGCTTTGGACATGTTGTCGGAGGATGCAATCGTCGATCAGTTACAACACAGATATGAACAAACTCAGATATATACTTATATCGGAGATATACTTGTAGCTGTTAACCCTTTCACAAATTTGGGACTGTATACAGGCATC GAACAAAAGAGATACAAAGGCCAAGCAAGATCGGACAATCCACCTCACATTTTCGCCGTCGCCGATGCTGCATATCAAGCACTGCTACATCAACGACAAAATCAAGCAATTGTAATTAGCGGGGAGTCAGGAGCAGGAAAAACAGAAAGTGCGAATTTGCTGCTGAAACAATTGGTTTACCTCAGCAAAGCTCCTAATCGTAATTTGGAAGAAAGAATTCTTCAGATAAATCCGATAATGGAAGCTTTCGGTAATGCGACTACTGGGATTAACGCAAATTCATCGAGATTTGGCAAATATCTTGACTTAACCATGACTAAAGGTGGTAAAGTCACTGGTGCCAGAATATACGTGTATTTGTTAGAGCAATCTCGCGTTGTAGCTCAAGCTGA AGGTGAACGCAATTTCCATATATTTTACTACATGTACGATGGTCTGGAGGCAGACAATCGTCTTTCAGAATTCTACCTGGATTCGAACCTTCGAAAGCATCATCGATATTTGACAGATCAGAGCCAAACATCTCAAACGCATATCGATAAATTTCAACAACTAAAAGTCGGTTTTAAATTACTGGGATTTCAAGATAGCGAAGTGGACATAGTATATCGTATTCTGGCTGCGATACTTCATCTGGGCGATATCGAGTTTGGTGAAGTAGCCAGCGAGGATAATACCGATAACAAAAGCCGCGTGATTGATACAACACCTTTACACAGAG TTTCGCAATTACTCGGTGTGGAAGAAAATGATCTTTTGGAAGCATTGACATCAAATTCCGTTATGACCAGGGGAGAAACAATCACGCGTAACAATACGGTAGCCGAAGCGTGTGCGGCTAGAGACGCGATGGCAAAAGGATTGTATGGTCGATTGTTCGACTGGATGGTCAATCAAATCAACTGTTTACTATGTTTCAATCGTTCACCGAATTACGAACCGCTGGCAATCGGCCTGCTGGATATATTTGGCTTTGAAAATTTTCCGAGGAACTCCTTCGAGCAACTCTGCATCAACATCGCCAACGAACAGATACAATATTACTTCAATCAACATATTTTCACCTGGGAGCAACAGGAATATATGGCGGAAGGAATACCGGTAGATTTGGTCGAGTTCTCTGACAACAGACCCGTTTTAGATATGTTACTCAGCAAACCTATGGGACTTTTGGCTTTATTAGACGAAGAAAGTCGATTTCCCAGAGCCACCAATAAATCCCTAATCG AGAAATTTCACAACAACATCAAGTCCAAGTTCTACGTAAGGCCAAAATCGGACGCAGTTTGTTTCGCAGTCCATCATTTTGCGGGTCGCGTAGTTTACCAAGCGGATGGCTTCCTAGAAAAGAACAGGAATTTCCTACCTCCTGAAGTAATCCAGCTGATCAGGCAATCTCAGTACGATATGGTCCGTTTCTTGTTCCAGTGTCCGATCACGAAAACTGGCAACTTGTATTCGGCTGTTCACGAGACTGATTCGAAAAAATTGTCACAGTCGAATCAGAATACGAAG GAACGGTACTCCAGTCGGGGGTTGGCGTCACAATCCAGAGCTCAACAAACCGTAGCAACTTACTTCCGTTACTCCCTTATGGACTTACTCCAAAAGATGGTGTCTGGGTCGCCACAATTCGTACGATGCATAAAACCGAATGACTCTAAGAGCCCACGATTCTTCGATAAAGAGAAAGTCGTGAAACAATTGAGATATACCGGGGTCTTGGAGACAATAAGGATCAGACAAAATGGATTTTCGCATAGAATATCGTTCAACGAATTTCTAAAAAG ATATTGTTTCTTAGCATTTGGATACGACGAACGTGTGGTAGCGAATCGCGACAATTGCCGTCTCTTCCTGATCCGTTTGAAAATGGACGGATGGGCATTGGGCAGAACAAAAGTTTTCTTGAAATACTATCACGTCGAGTTCCTTTCGAAGATGTACGAGGAACAGCTAAAGAAAATCATTATGGTTCAATCGTGTGTTCGTCGATGGCTCGCTAGGATCAGATTTAAGAAGCAGAAATGGCAATTCGCCGTGTCTGTTGTAACACTACAACGTCATATTCGTGGCTGGCTGTCGCGGAAGCACTTTTTAGAGGAAATGaggaagaaacaagaagaagaagaagcaactGTTCTACAAAAAATGCAGG AGGAACAGAAAGAGAAGGTGGAGATTGAGAAGCAGACagaagaagacgaggaagatGGAACTACGAAAGAAGAGTTGAAGGAAGATGATGCTGCAGCTATCATACAAAGTC ATTTCAGAGGATACACAATTCGCAAACGCTTTGGACCTGAACTGGAAGAACGTTTCAAGAAGATCTTGAACAACTACGATGATAAATTTGAGGCACATAAAGCGTTACTGCGCGAAGGTTTAAAGAACGAAGAAGCAGCGTTTATAGTCCAACGGTGGTACAAAAAGGAGAAAGTGAAAAAAAGGAAACCTCCGACAAAAGATCCGATACATCATAAATTAAGGCAAGCTGATCTCATACAATTTTCTCAAAAC GTTCATATGAAAAACCAAGAAGTGCACAAGAATTTACGTCACAATAAGCCAGGAGTGCGATTAAACGAGATAGAAGAACCACCACCGGATTATGTTCGACCCGAAGGATTCAACATGGTGCAGCCGATCATGCAATATCGAAGTGGCAATCAAGTGGATGGAGAGGAAACGATCAAGTACTACCGTGACTTGAAGGATGAGATGAGCAG GAGTCGAATTGGGCAGATTCTGGAAGTGAATACCGAGAGGAGAGAACGTTTGGAAGCTCAGGGAGACTTTGCGATAGCTTCGGAACAACAACTTTCGGATATATGGCACAAAGCTTTGAGAAATCCGAGCGAGGATCAGCAACAAGAGAACTCGGGCAGAGTGGG TACAAGGACTAATCACGCGGCTAGCAAAGACTTGCGGTTCCCTGAAAGATATTCGCGCTGTAAACAACCTACAGTCGACTCTTCGAATATCAACCATTCAAATGGCCTACGATTCAAATACATCGACAGATACAACGGTTTAAATGACCGTCAACAATCTATCAGTGGTCAGCAGCAGCGTATCGTCAATGGACATCATGCTGCAAATGCTCATCAGAACCTGTTTAAGGGAGGTCATAATTTTACAAACGGACGATCGGCGTTTGTTAACGGGCACGTCCCTCTAAATAATTATCACGGCCCCGCGAGCGGACACGAAACCACAATCAATAGCCATTCAAACTCGGTTAATGAACATTCATCGGCGAACAATTTGGTCAAAGTTAATGGACACCCACTTTACAGTAACGGATACCGAAATATCATTAGTGGTTATGAAAATGGTCTGTTCATAAATAAAATGGTCGTGGGAGATGATTTGATCAAACCTTCGAAATTAAACAATGGTCTTAAGAATAATATAAATGGTCGTGTAAAGGAGATACAGcctacgaaagaaaatgacaACTTAAGAAAACATCGATCACCTGGCGTAGACAGCAAAAAGGGAATCGACCGATTGGTTAATTGTCAGAATGCCATCAATGGTCGATTAGCTGCGAGAAAAGATTTGGGTAAGGATACGTTTGGGATCCCAGCTGATCTCAGACAAATCCTCAAACCTACTATCGTCGTTCAGAAGCAACGAGAAATCTTTAAGGTAGATTACGATCCAGAAGATATCAATGGACCGTATAATTTCCGGCAGCTATTGAGACCAGCTGAATACCTTCCTACGGAATCTTTAAGAAAAAGGAAGGGCGGCAGCTTAGCTTGCAACGGAGTTTCGGTATCAAAGGACAAGGTTACTGAGAAACACGTGAAAAGAAGAGCACCGCTCGCACCAAATCAAAATAAGCTCGTTAACGCGAAAAAATAA
- the LOC117165019 gene encoding myosin-IIIb isoform X2: protein MGDIIEMTGGGTNMAYHGLSQHVNFDVIPDPGDRFVLEELIGEGTYGEVYSAYCNESGNKVAIKILENVADNIEEIEEEYLVLRDLSHHPNIPLFRGLFLKRAKPAQEEDQLWFVMELCTGGSVTDLVQGLKRKGRRLTDDQIGYILAETVEALIYLHSNHCMHRDVKGHNILLTEDAHVKLVDFGVSSHLVATLARKNTSVGTPYWMAPEVIACEQQLDSSYDSRCDVWSVGITAIELAEGDPPLSELHPMRALFQIPRNPPPSLKNPDIHSPELVDFITECLVKDLEHRPFASELKEHPLLMNIESKAEKIRNEIQEEIRRQRAEGKVHRQPEVTTKHGKLKTDRKARPEKMYMDDLAALDMLSEDAIVDQLQHRYEQTQIYTYIGDILVAVNPFTNLGLYTGIEQKRYKGQARSDNPPHIFAVADAAYQALLHQRQNQAIVISGESGAGKTESANLLLKQLVYLSKAPNRNLEERILQINPIMEAFGNATTGINANSSRFGKYLDLTMTKGGKVTGARIYVYLLEQSRVVAQAEGERNFHIFYYMYDGLEADNRLSEFYLDSNLRKHHRYLTDQSQTSQTHIDKFQQLKVGFKLLGFQDSEVDIVYRILAAILHLGDIEFGEVASEDNTDNKSRVIDTTPLHRVSQLLGVEENDLLEALTSNSVMTRGETITRNNTVAEACAARDAMAKGLYGRLFDWMVNQINCLLCFNRSPNYEPLAIGLLDIFGFENFPRNSFEQLCINIANEQIQYYFNQHIFTWEQQEYMAEGIPVDLVEFSDNRPVLDMLLSKPMGLLALLDEESRFPRATNKSLIEKFHNNIKSKFYVRPKSDAVCFAVHHFAGRVVYQADGFLEKNRNFLPPEVIQLIRQSQYDMVRFLFQCPITKTGNLYSAVHETDSKKLSQSNQNTKERYSSRGLASQSRAQQTVATYFRYSLMDLLQKMVSGSPQFVRCIKPNDSKSPRFFDKEKVVKQLRYTGVLETIRIRQNGFSHRISFNEFLKRYCFLAFGYDERVVANRDNCRLFLIRLKMDGWALGRTKVFLKYYHVEFLSKMYEEQLKKIIMVQSCVRRWLARIRFKKQKWQFAVSVVTLQRHIRGWLSRKHFLEEMRKKQEEEEATVLQKMQEEQKEKVEIEKQTEEDEEDGTTKEELKEDDAAAIIQNFRGYTIRKRFGPELEERFKKILNNYDDKFEAHKALLREGLKNEEAAFIVQRWYKKEKVKKRKPPTKDPIHHKLRQADLIQFSQNVHMKNQEVHKNLRHNKPGVRLNEIEEPPPDYVRPEGFNMVQPIMQYRSGNQVDGEETIKYYRDLKDEMSSGSDFEEEEVGWDLPLIQLENDLHPLTRSRIGQILEVNTERRERLEAQGDFAIASEQQLSDIWHKALRNPSEDQQQENSGRVGTRTNHAASKDLRFPERYSRCKQPTVDSSNINHSNGLRFKYIDRYNGLNDRQQSISGQQQRIVNGHHAANAHQNLFKGGHNFTNGRSAFVNGHVPLNNYHGPASGHETTINSHSNSVNEHSSANNLVKVNGHPLYSNGYRNIISGYENGLFINKMVVGDDLIKPSKLNNGLKNNINGRVKEIQPTKENDNLRKHRSPGVDSKKGIDRLVNCQNAINGRLAARKDLGKDTFGIPADLRQILKPTIVVQKQREIFKVDYDPEDINGPYNFRQLLRPAEYLPTESLRKRKGGSLACNGVSVSKDKVTEKHVKRRAPLAPNQNKLVNAKK from the exons ATGGGTGATATAATTG AAATGACCGGTGGTGGGACCAATATGGCGTACCACGGTCTGAGTCAGCACGTAAATTTTGACGTGATACCAGATCCTGGAGATCGCTTCGTCTTGGAAGAATTAATCGGAGAAGGAACCTATGGAGAGGTTTACAGTGCGTATTGCAACGAATCTGGCAATAAAGTTGCAATTAAAATTTTGGAGAACGTCGCCGACAATATCGAGGAAATCGAAGAAGAGTATCTGGTGCTGAGAGACTTAAGCCACCATCCTAATATTCCtctctttcgtggtttgttctTGAAAAGAGCTAAACCTGCTCAAGAAGAGGATCAATTATGGTTTGTCATGGAG TTGTGCACCGGAGGGTCGGTGACCGATCTCGTTCAAGGcctgaaaagaaaaggaaggcgCCTAACGGACGACCAAATAGGTTATATCCTCGCAGAAACGGTGGAGGCACTAATTTATTTACATAGCAATCATTGCATGCACCGTGACGTTAAGGGACACAATATTTTGCTTACCGAAGATGCACACGTCAAACTGGTTGATTTTGGCGTGTCTTCGCATCTCGTTGCTACCCTCGCCAGAAAAAATACCTCGGTTGGCACACCGTACTGGATGGCACCTGAG GTGATAGCTTGCGAACAACAACTTGATTCTTCTTACGATTCTCGATGCGACGTTTGGTCAGTTGGAATCACGGCAATCGAACTAGCAGAGGGCGATCCACCCCTATCTGAACTGCACCCTATGAGGGCACTCTTTCAAATCCCCAGAAATCCACCACCGTCCCTCAAGAATCCAGATATCCATTCTCCAGAGTTGGTCGACTTCATCACGGAATGTTTGGTGAAAGATCTCGAGCACAGGCCCTTTGCAAGCGAACTAAAAGAGCATCCTTTATTGATGAATATCGAGTCGAAAGCGGAAAAGATTAGAAACGAAATACAAGAGGAGATCCGACGTCAAAGAGCTGAAGGTAAAGTTCATAGACAGCCCGAAGTAACGACCAAACACGGCAAATTGAAGACCGATCGGAAAGCTAGACCAGAAAAGATGTATATGGACGACCTGGCTGCTTTGGACATGTTGTCGGAGGATGCAATCGTCGATCAGTTACAACACAGATATGAACAAACTCAGATATATACTTATATCGGAGATATACTTGTAGCTGTTAACCCTTTCACAAATTTGGGACTGTATACAGGCATC GAACAAAAGAGATACAAAGGCCAAGCAAGATCGGACAATCCACCTCACATTTTCGCCGTCGCCGATGCTGCATATCAAGCACTGCTACATCAACGACAAAATCAAGCAATTGTAATTAGCGGGGAGTCAGGAGCAGGAAAAACAGAAAGTGCGAATTTGCTGCTGAAACAATTGGTTTACCTCAGCAAAGCTCCTAATCGTAATTTGGAAGAAAGAATTCTTCAGATAAATCCGATAATGGAAGCTTTCGGTAATGCGACTACTGGGATTAACGCAAATTCATCGAGATTTGGCAAATATCTTGACTTAACCATGACTAAAGGTGGTAAAGTCACTGGTGCCAGAATATACGTGTATTTGTTAGAGCAATCTCGCGTTGTAGCTCAAGCTGA AGGTGAACGCAATTTCCATATATTTTACTACATGTACGATGGTCTGGAGGCAGACAATCGTCTTTCAGAATTCTACCTGGATTCGAACCTTCGAAAGCATCATCGATATTTGACAGATCAGAGCCAAACATCTCAAACGCATATCGATAAATTTCAACAACTAAAAGTCGGTTTTAAATTACTGGGATTTCAAGATAGCGAAGTGGACATAGTATATCGTATTCTGGCTGCGATACTTCATCTGGGCGATATCGAGTTTGGTGAAGTAGCCAGCGAGGATAATACCGATAACAAAAGCCGCGTGATTGATACAACACCTTTACACAGAG TTTCGCAATTACTCGGTGTGGAAGAAAATGATCTTTTGGAAGCATTGACATCAAATTCCGTTATGACCAGGGGAGAAACAATCACGCGTAACAATACGGTAGCCGAAGCGTGTGCGGCTAGAGACGCGATGGCAAAAGGATTGTATGGTCGATTGTTCGACTGGATGGTCAATCAAATCAACTGTTTACTATGTTTCAATCGTTCACCGAATTACGAACCGCTGGCAATCGGCCTGCTGGATATATTTGGCTTTGAAAATTTTCCGAGGAACTCCTTCGAGCAACTCTGCATCAACATCGCCAACGAACAGATACAATATTACTTCAATCAACATATTTTCACCTGGGAGCAACAGGAATATATGGCGGAAGGAATACCGGTAGATTTGGTCGAGTTCTCTGACAACAGACCCGTTTTAGATATGTTACTCAGCAAACCTATGGGACTTTTGGCTTTATTAGACGAAGAAAGTCGATTTCCCAGAGCCACCAATAAATCCCTAATCG AGAAATTTCACAACAACATCAAGTCCAAGTTCTACGTAAGGCCAAAATCGGACGCAGTTTGTTTCGCAGTCCATCATTTTGCGGGTCGCGTAGTTTACCAAGCGGATGGCTTCCTAGAAAAGAACAGGAATTTCCTACCTCCTGAAGTAATCCAGCTGATCAGGCAATCTCAGTACGATATGGTCCGTTTCTTGTTCCAGTGTCCGATCACGAAAACTGGCAACTTGTATTCGGCTGTTCACGAGACTGATTCGAAAAAATTGTCACAGTCGAATCAGAATACGAAG GAACGGTACTCCAGTCGGGGGTTGGCGTCACAATCCAGAGCTCAACAAACCGTAGCAACTTACTTCCGTTACTCCCTTATGGACTTACTCCAAAAGATGGTGTCTGGGTCGCCACAATTCGTACGATGCATAAAACCGAATGACTCTAAGAGCCCACGATTCTTCGATAAAGAGAAAGTCGTGAAACAATTGAGATATACCGGGGTCTTGGAGACAATAAGGATCAGACAAAATGGATTTTCGCATAGAATATCGTTCAACGAATTTCTAAAAAG ATATTGTTTCTTAGCATTTGGATACGACGAACGTGTGGTAGCGAATCGCGACAATTGCCGTCTCTTCCTGATCCGTTTGAAAATGGACGGATGGGCATTGGGCAGAACAAAAGTTTTCTTGAAATACTATCACGTCGAGTTCCTTTCGAAGATGTACGAGGAACAGCTAAAGAAAATCATTATGGTTCAATCGTGTGTTCGTCGATGGCTCGCTAGGATCAGATTTAAGAAGCAGAAATGGCAATTCGCCGTGTCTGTTGTAACACTACAACGTCATATTCGTGGCTGGCTGTCGCGGAAGCACTTTTTAGAGGAAATGaggaagaaacaagaagaagaagaagcaactGTTCTACAAAAAATGCAGG AGGAACAGAAAGAGAAGGTGGAGATTGAGAAGCAGACagaagaagacgaggaagatGGAACTACGAAAGAAGAGTTGAAGGAAGATGATGCTGCAGCTATCATACAAA ATTTCAGAGGATACACAATTCGCAAACGCTTTGGACCTGAACTGGAAGAACGTTTCAAGAAGATCTTGAACAACTACGATGATAAATTTGAGGCACATAAAGCGTTACTGCGCGAAGGTTTAAAGAACGAAGAAGCAGCGTTTATAGTCCAACGGTGGTACAAAAAGGAGAAAGTGAAAAAAAGGAAACCTCCGACAAAAGATCCGATACATCATAAATTAAGGCAAGCTGATCTCATACAATTTTCTCAAAAC GTTCATATGAAAAACCAAGAAGTGCACAAGAATTTACGTCACAATAAGCCAGGAGTGCGATTAAACGAGATAGAAGAACCACCACCGGATTATGTTCGACCCGAAGGATTCAACATGGTGCAGCCGATCATGCAATATCGAAGTGGCAATCAAGTGGATGGAGAGGAAACGATCAAGTACTACCGTGACTTGAAGGATGAGATGAGCAG TGGTTCGGActtcgaagaagaagaagttggCTGGGACTTACCGTTGATACAGCTAGAAAATGACCTTCACCCATTGACGAG GAGTCGAATTGGGCAGATTCTGGAAGTGAATACCGAGAGGAGAGAACGTTTGGAAGCTCAGGGAGACTTTGCGATAGCTTCGGAACAACAACTTTCGGATATATGGCACAAAGCTTTGAGAAATCCGAGCGAGGATCAGCAACAAGAGAACTCGGGCAGAGTGGG TACAAGGACTAATCACGCGGCTAGCAAAGACTTGCGGTTCCCTGAAAGATATTCGCGCTGTAAACAACCTACAGTCGACTCTTCGAATATCAACCATTCAAATGGCCTACGATTCAAATACATCGACAGATACAACGGTTTAAATGACCGTCAACAATCTATCAGTGGTCAGCAGCAGCGTATCGTCAATGGACATCATGCTGCAAATGCTCATCAGAACCTGTTTAAGGGAGGTCATAATTTTACAAACGGACGATCGGCGTTTGTTAACGGGCACGTCCCTCTAAATAATTATCACGGCCCCGCGAGCGGACACGAAACCACAATCAATAGCCATTCAAACTCGGTTAATGAACATTCATCGGCGAACAATTTGGTCAAAGTTAATGGACACCCACTTTACAGTAACGGATACCGAAATATCATTAGTGGTTATGAAAATGGTCTGTTCATAAATAAAATGGTCGTGGGAGATGATTTGATCAAACCTTCGAAATTAAACAATGGTCTTAAGAATAATATAAATGGTCGTGTAAAGGAGATACAGcctacgaaagaaaatgacaACTTAAGAAAACATCGATCACCTGGCGTAGACAGCAAAAAGGGAATCGACCGATTGGTTAATTGTCAGAATGCCATCAATGGTCGATTAGCTGCGAGAAAAGATTTGGGTAAGGATACGTTTGGGATCCCAGCTGATCTCAGACAAATCCTCAAACCTACTATCGTCGTTCAGAAGCAACGAGAAATCTTTAAGGTAGATTACGATCCAGAAGATATCAATGGACCGTATAATTTCCGGCAGCTATTGAGACCAGCTGAATACCTTCCTACGGAATCTTTAAGAAAAAGGAAGGGCGGCAGCTTAGCTTGCAACGGAGTTTCGGTATCAAAGGACAAGGTTACTGAGAAACACGTGAAAAGAAGAGCACCGCTCGCACCAAATCAAAATAAGCTCGTTAACGCGAAAAAATAA